A DNA window from Mastomys coucha isolate ucsf_1 unplaced genomic scaffold, UCSF_Mcou_1 pScaffold21, whole genome shotgun sequence contains the following coding sequences:
- the Vsig10l gene encoding V-set and immunoglobulin domain-containing protein 10-like produces MGLSWALLPFLLLAFRAGLLALQPASGSQRPSASSSHSLGSSQGFISSISSSQPPSWNFSDQPPRSEASAGIPDSNPFPQGLNSSHVPGLFRANVSAGGQYLSPDVTSSKIPPSRVSLDGLDSQDPTQDSEPSFSVKTPASHISVQAPDSKVPTKASGSKLSLEHHNLELSVQNPGSKISSEIHQAASFPQQVGGPLAVLVGTTIRLPLTPVPSSRPPAPLVVWRRGSKVLAAGGLGSQAPLISLDPMHQARLRFDQIRGGLELTSARLDDAGVYTVEVIRGGVSQQIREFVVGVYEPLPQLSVHPRAPETEEGAAELRLSCVGWNPGSGELSWSRDGRALETSDPEGAEPPRIHAERDQLLISRPVRGDHARYTCQVRSPFGHTEAAADVSVFYGPDTPVIRVSSDRDASPALYVTAGSNVTLYCSAPSRPPADIAWSLADPTEAAVPEGPRLLLPTVGPGHAGAYACIAANSRTRRRQRSVFNLTVADLPPGAPQCSVEGGPVDRSLRFRCSWPGGVPAASLQFQGLPEGIRAGPVPSTLLVTVPARPELSGVAVTCLARHLVATRTCTIIPEAPQEVLLQPIVEETQPGDVVVALEVTGCPPPSRASWARQGRPLAPRGGGRLRLSQDGRRLLISNFSLDWDLGDYSVLCSSALGTGGNQITLMGPSISSWRLQRAQEAAVLTWDVERGTLLTGFHIQAWTDSSDVDRVTMSRDWVSLLILGPQERSAIVPLPPRNPGTWTFRILPILGSLPGTPSQSQVYQAGSALSSGAIAGIVLGSLLGLALLAGLLILCVCCLRRFPGRTSLKKQHSLALAPVLSPPAKKMQSLTPMQTPRSLPIKTQMQNPHPAKAQQVISPSPTLSPGGSPWTVRTATQV; encoded by the exons TGGAATCCCTGATTCCAACCCGTTTCCTCAGGGACTGAATTCAAGCCATGTGCCTGGATTATTCAGGGCCAATGTCTCTGCTGGGGGACAGTATCTCAGCCCTGATGTCACCTCCTCTAAGATCCCTCCTTCCAGAGTGTCTCTTGATGGTTTAGATTCTCAAGATCCTACCCAAGACTCTGAGCCTTCCTTCTCTGTCAAGACTCCAGCTTCACATATATCAGTTCAAGCTCCAGATAGCAAAGTTCCTACCAAGGCTTCAGGTTCAAAGCTGTCCCTGGAGCATCACAATCTTGAACTGTCTGTCCAGAACCCTGGATCCAAAATTTCTTCGGAGATTCACCAGGCTGCAAGCTTCCCTCAGCAAGTGGGGGGACCCCTGGCTGTGCTAGTGGGAACCACCATTCGGCTCCCCTTGACTCCAGTCCCCAGCTCCCGTCCTCCTGCTCCTTTGGTGGTCTGGCGCCGAGGTTCCAAGGTATTGGCTGCTGGGGGTCTGGGGTCACAGGCTCCACTAATCAGTCTGGATCCCATGCATCAAGCCCGCCTGAGATTTGACCAGATTCGAGGGGGTCTGGAACTCACCTCTGCCCGGCTGGATGATGCAGGGGTGTACACCGTTGAGGTCATCAGGGGAGGAGTCTCCCAGCAGATTCGGGAGTTCGTGGTGGGTGTGTATG AACCCTTACCCCAGTTGTCAGTACATCCCAGGGCGCCAGAGACAGAAGAAGGGGCAGCAGAGCTGCGGTTAAGCTGCGTGGGCTGGAACCCAGGCAGTGGGGAGCTGAGCTGGAGTAGAGACGGTCGTGCCCTGGAAACCTCAGACCCTGAAGGTGCAGAGCCACCTCGTATCCACGCAGAACGGGACCAGCTGCTCATCTCACGTCCGGTACGCGGAGACCACGCCCGGTACACTTGCCAGGTCCGAAGCCCCTTTGGCCACACCGAAGCTGCAGCTGACGTCAGTGTTTTCT ACGGCCCGGATACTCCTGTCATTAGGGTCTCCTCGGACCGCGACGCCAGTCCTGCACTCTACGTCACTGCGGGCAGCAATGTGACCTTGTATTGCTCGGCCCCCTCGCGACCGCCTGCGGACATCGCGTGGAGTCTGGCGGACCCCACAGAAGCCGCAGTGCCTGAGGGGCCTCGCCTCCTGCTGCCCACTGTGGGGCCAGGCCATGCGGGCGCTTACGCCTGCATCGCTGCGAACTCCCGCACTCGCCGCCGCCAGCGTTCAGTGTTCAACCTCACTGTGGCCG ATCTGCCCCCCGGAGCCCCACAATGCTCAGTGGAAGGAGGTCCTGTGGACCGCAGCCTCCGCTTTCGCTGCTCCTGGCCTGGCGGGGTCCCTGCCGCCTCCCTGCAGTTCCAGGGACTCCCCGAAGGCATTCGTGCGGGACCAGTGCCATCTACGCTCCTGGTGACTGTCCCCGCCCGCCCGGAGCTCAGCGGCGTCGCTGTCACCTGCCTGGCACGCCACCTGGTGGCCACGCGCACCTGCACGATCATCCCGG AAGCCCCCCAGGAAGTGCTGCTCCAGCCAATAGTAGAGGAGACACAGCCAGGGGATGTGGTGGTGGCACTGGAGGTCACTGGCTGTCCCCCACCTTCAAGAGCATCCTGGGCCCGGCAAGGACGACCCCTGGCTCCGCGTGGTGGGGGTCGACTACGGCTTAGCCAGGATGGCCGGAGGCTCCTCATCAGCAACTTCAGCCTGGATTGGGACCTGGGGGATTATTCTGTGCTGTGCAGCAGTGCACTGGGGACTGGAGGCAACCAGATCACCCTTATGG ggCCCTCCATTTCCTCCTGGAGGCTGCAGAGAGCCCAGGAAGCTGCAGTGCTCACCTGGGATGTAGAGCGAGGTACCCTCCTCACTGGCTTTCACATCCAGGCATGGACAGACAGCTCTGATGTGGACAGAGTCACCATGAGTAGGGACTGGGTCTCCCTGCTCATTCTGGGCCCTCAGGAACGGTCAgccatagtgccactccctcctCGGAACCCCGGGACCTGGACTTTTCGCATCTTGCCCATCTTGGGGTCTCTGCCAGGGACCCCATCCCAAAGCCAAGTCTACCAGGCAG GCTCTGCCCTGAGTTCAGGGGCCATTGCTGGCATCGTCCTTGGCTCCCTGTTGGGCTTGGCGCTGCTGGCTGGCCTTCTCATCCTGTGTGTCTGCTGCCTGAGGCGTTTCCCAG GAAGGActtctctgaaaaagcagcacTCCCTGGCCTTGGCTCCTGTGCTCTCCCCACCAGCAAAAAAGATGCAGAGTTTGACTCCAATGCAAACCCCACGGTCTCTTCCCATCAAAACCCAGATGCAGAACCCCCACCCAGCCAAGGCCCAACAA GTCATCAGCCCCAGTCCAACTCTCAGTCCAGGTGGCAGCCCATGGACTGTTCGGACAGCCACCCAGGTGTGA